AACTTGATACAACGTGGGTCCGCCCCAGCTATTAGTACAACTATGAAAAATAAAGCAGCTTGTTTGATTAAATGACACCAAACACAAAAAGAAAAGACGTTTTATGTAAAATATAAGGATAACATTGTTGTGTGATCCAATGTACATTCAAAgagtaaaaatatttattttttaatttctcattcCGTATTTGATACTATCTAATTTGAAATGCCAATTTATTCAAATTCCTATGGTGAAAGAGAGCCTTGAAGCAACGATAAAGTTGTCTCTCTGTGTGACTTATAGGTTATGGGTTTGAGCCGTGTAATCAGTCATTGATACTTTCATAAAGATAGACTGCCTACGGCACACTTATTGGGGTGCGTCCCTTCCCTGGATCCTGCGTGAATGCGAGATGTTGTTTCGTGCACCGAGCTGCCCTTTCATCGTATAAGGATCATTAAAAGAAAAAATACACTTTATTAgagcttttttattttattttcagcgTTCAAATTCAGAATCTTTAATTAAGAggtgaaaaaatattttattcaaaTCCCCATTTATACCTCGAATTACATTGATTTATCCTAATTAAGTGATGTAAAAGCACATAATTAATTGTGATTTGAGGTAAAATGTATAGGTTATTTGAGGTTACACCTTTGCATgtgttttttctttctctttttttccctTTATCTTTTAGGGCAATTGAGTTTAAATATAAGAACAGATATATActttattactctattttttaAGTTATTATATTATATGTCAATTTCACTCGGTGTAGAAAAACTCATGCATTTTCAAGTAATTTTAGGTAATTTGAATATTAAAGTAAATCAAGCTGGCAAAATCATTGGATGCTTTGCATACTTTTCTCAATTAACCATAGTTAATTAACATTGTTTTACTTCATTAATTCACTTAATCATGTAAGTTGGTATAGTTTGGTCGCAGGTACGGCCGCACGGGtaaattttatcccaaaatattaaCCCAAATGTTTAAATAGTAGTAGGTGAGTATTTTCAATTTGTTCGAGCTTTTAATGGATAAAGTTATCTGATACATCAGTTAGTGTGAGATAACATGTATCGTGTAAAATTAAACTACGTGTCTGTAAGCTGATTTGGACACCACGATTATTAAAAGAAATGATTATCAAAATTTCGTTACGAATAGTAGTACCATGGTAGGATGCTTAATCTATGGTTTTAATTTGTAAGCACATTTTCTTTGTTCCAATACAGTTATTCTAATTGGCGCAAAATCAAAGTTGGATTTCTCACCAAACACATCGATTATATGTAATTAAAGTTTACGTATTTCATAATTTAATGATCAGCCAAAACTATTTCTACTAAAATACGTCAATAAGACTATTTTTACAGTAAAAAAGAGAACGAAAGGTTCAGAAAAGAATCAGAGAATATTCGTCGATAAAAGAAGAGGTTAATATTAAACGAACATATTTTATTCTTGATTTCTTCCAAAACGAGGATTGATTAGGTTAATTATGCTGACCATGTCTAACTGTATATAACTTGCACGCATTTCTTTATGCTTCTCTTAAACTTTAAACAAAAAATCAGCaacttgtttttctttttctgtttcttATTAGTGACTGAAAATGACAGTGAGCAGAATCTAAATAAAAAAACACAAACGAATAAAAGCCCCAATTTGTTTATTTGCCACTTTTTTCTTACTATTAGGAACCAGATTGTTTGACTAATAATACATTTATGAAAATAGATGAGGCGGGAGATAGAATCGTGCAGTAAATTAAAGCAATATTCAATGTCTCGTTTTATAAGATACCATTAAATGGAGtaatattttctgaaaaatatttatatgttaaaaattgaATACTCAAATTATAAGTGGTAACGATTTATGTGGCTAAAAATGTTTCaaaattttctttaatatttttcatttttaaaagtAGTGGTCGTAAcactttattttaaaattttaaattttctttcAATAGATGGAGCAATTTGTGTCCAAAATCAGAGAAAAGTTCAAGAGTCTACTAACTACCATGCTTCATGCTTCATGCTTCGAACTTTTTGTCTTTTCAACGAgtgttaattaattttattaatgcATTTGATGCCCTACGTGCTTAACATGAATTTTCTTTTCCGATATAAAAATTAGGCATCTATTATTCCACGTTTTTGTTAAtatatttatttccttttttttctttaattactATGTTTCGACAAGTTACCATTGTGTTCCCTCCAAAAGAAATGCGAGAAGGAAAAGGTGAATTTATGTATGTCCGACCAATAATTAACTATGGAAAAATTACGCGATACATCAAACATTTATACTATATTTATCATTCACAGCTATAGTTTCAGTAAATTTATCATTCgtagctatatttgaattttatatcaAATCCATGAAATAAGAGATTAACTCCTTGAACTGaaacaagagagcaacaagctctTGTAACTCAGTTAGTTAAAGCTCCCGCTTAGTTAGCGAAGGTCTTGAGTCCGATTTTCAAtaagaatattttatttttctgtatttctGTGTTTCACCTTAGTTGTATTCGTTGAGCGAACAAATATAGTCGATACATGTTGTATCCTTTGTATACACCCTTGTATACAGTCGATACAAGTTATATCCTTTGTATACACTCTTGTATTTCGCCTTGGTTATAGTTGATACATATTGTATTCATTGCACGAATGAATACAATTACACGATCAAATATAGTTGATACACGTTGTATTCGTTACACTCTTCAAATGGctacttttctctctctctctctctctctctctctctctctctctctctcttggaaTCCCTTTCTTCTCCGTCGATCTGCTCTACCCACCGGCGAGAACGCCGGCGACAACACGCAGGTAAGCCGCCCTCTCCCTCCTCCTCTCTAATCCCTCTTTCTTCTCACTACCCCCTCCCATTTCTTCTTTCTCCCCAGCATTATCCCTCTTCAGTTATTCCCTGCTTCTCCCTTGCCCCAGTCCCCGCCACGCCGATATCCCCTATCATCTCTCCTCTTTCTTCTTTCATCAttcttctctcttctctttcTGTTCTCTTCCCTTCCCCTTTTTTGTTTTCCCTGTTTCTAGAAACCTTAACAGGCAGCCTTTGCCAGCAACACCTAAtgcctctctctctcttttttccttCAGTTTGAGTTGCCCCCTTCCCCCATCCCCTTTTCCCCTTCTTTGTGTTTGGTTCCTCATATCTTTGACACATCCCCCCCCCCCACCGGCTATAATTGCCGGTGATTCTGCCCGTTGTTTAATTAGGAAGCCCCGGCTGCTGTAGATTTAAACACCAGCGCAGCGGCTATGGGTTGACAGCCCCCCTCCCCTGTTGGTTTCGCGGTTGGTGTTTTGTGATTTTTTAGGTTGTTAGCTGCGACAGTTGGAGATGAACGAGAGGCGTACGAGCGAGCAGCGCGGAGCAACCCTGGTTGGTGTTTGCAAAGGTCGGTGGGAGTTGGAAGGAAGTACGTCAACATCTGTGACCTCGGGTGTGCACCGAGTCGAAATTTAGGTTCTACTCTTAGGAGTTGGTACCTCCCGCTTCCGACTCCCTTATTTGCGTAGTTAACTTATTCCCATTTTAGTTCGCATTACTTTAGTTATATTAGTAGCGTGCCGTTGTCACAACTTGTTTTCATCCAGTTTGGTTCGTTGCCGATTTTGTGTTAGTGAGTTTTCTTAGTCTATCGAGGTATAGTGGCGGTGGTCTTGGATGGTagagtgaggtcatgtcctcggggagGGCGGGAAGGGTGGGGGTGGGGCAGGGGTCAAGGGTGGAGACGGGGGGCAAGGGAGGTAAGGGGATCAAGGGAGCctataggttgagaattgggtcatggaacatAGGAACTTTGACGGGTAAGTCTATAAAGCTGGCGAAGATTCTCCAGAAGAGGAaggtcaatatagcgtgtgtccaggagactaggtgggtaggatCGAAGGCGAGGGATACAGACGGGTATAACCTGTAGTACTCTAGAGTTTTGAAGGGTAATAATAGAGTGGGTATTTTGGTGGATATGGATCTTCGAGAATTTGTGGTAGAGGTCAGGCGGGTGAATGATAGATTAATGACTATCAAGTTAGTGGTCGGAGAGTACGCCATCAATGTCGTTAGCACTTACACGCCACAATCGGGCTTGGATGAGGAGGTTAAAAGGCGCTTTTGGGAGGGATTGGATGAGATTGTACGTGGTTTTTCGCCTCCTGAGAGGTTATTTATGAGAGAGGATTTCAATGGTCATATTGGGTCGACGCTGGCGgctatggcgaggtgcatggCTGCTTTGGTTTTGGGGATAGAAATGGAGGAGGTACTTCGCTGTTGGATTTTGCTAAGGCTTTTGAggtggtgattgcgaactctagttTTTAGAAGAGGGAGGAGCATATGGTTACTTTTCAAAGCATGGTGGCGAAGATTCAGATTGATCGTCTCCTCTTCAGGAGGTATGatagagggttgtgcaaggattgcaaggttatACTAGGTGAGACTCTCGCGACGCAGCATaagctcttggtgatggacgtcgGTATCATGATAAAGAGGAAGAAAAGGTTTGTACGAGGTCAATCGaggatcaggtggggagccttgactAATGATAAAGCCCAGGAGTTGGAAGGGAGGTTATCGATATGGGATCCTAGAAGAGTAGTGGGGACGCGAGCGCTATGTGGACGACGACGGTGATCTGTATAAGGGAGGcagcgagagaggtgttaggggtctcgaagggTTTCTCTGGCCGGCACAAAggcgactggtggtggaatgaagtgatccaaggtaaagtggaagcgaagAAGGTGGCATACCTGAAGTTAGTAGGGAGCGAGGAGGAGAAGAGAGCGAACAGAGAGATGTATAAGGTAGTTAGGAAGGAGGCAAAgttggcggtcacagaggctaagactatGGCGTTTGGTCGTCTGTGCGAGGAACTGGGGGACAAAgtcggggagaagaagttattccaaCTAGCCAAGGCGAGAGAGAGGAAGGATCGAGATCTGGACCAggtgaggtgcatcaaagacgaggacggtagagtattgatgggagAGGagcagattaagaggagatgttAGACTTACTTTCATAGACTTCTGAATGAAGAAAATGATCGGTACATTGAGCTAGGTGAATTGGGGCACTCTAAGAGTCACCAAGACTTTAGGTACTGTAGGCGCATTAAGGTCGAGGAGGTCGTGGGGGCTATGCGTAAAATGAGTAGGGGTAGAGCAACCGAGCCAGACAAAATCCCGGTAGAAATTTGGAGGTGTGTGGGTAGAGAaggcttggagtggctgactgagccatttaatg
The DNA window shown above is from Nicotiana tomentosiformis chromosome 8, ASM39032v3, whole genome shotgun sequence and carries:
- the LOC138897855 gene encoding uncharacterized protein, coding for MWTTTVICIREAAREVLGVSKGFSGRHKGDWWWNEVIQGKVEAKKVAYLKLVGSEEEKRANREMYKVVRKEAKLAVTEAKTMAFGRLCEELGDKVGEKKLFQLAKARERKDRDLDQDEEDAR
- the LOC138897854 gene encoding uncharacterized protein, whose protein sequence is MDLREFVVEVRRVNDRLMTIKLVVGEYAINVVSTYTPQSGLDEEVKRRFWEGLDEIVRGFSPPERLFMREDFNGHIGSTLAAMARCMAALVLGIEMEEVLRCWILLRLLRW